The Corvus moneduloides isolate bCorMon1 chromosome 1, bCorMon1.pri, whole genome shotgun sequence nucleotide sequence AAATCCATTTGGAGTGATAATTTCCTCCACAAGAGAAAATAGGAGTCTTTCACTGAAATTACAGCAAGTACAGCACAGCAGACCCAGCTCTATGGCAGTGTGCAGGTTGTTCACTGTACTGGTGAAATGTTGTAGAACAACAAAATTAAAGGCCAAAAATCTGATTGTACAAATCTGATTTTCATGTTCACACCTACTGTGATTTTCACAATGGCCAAGCAGAGGTTTTCATTCCATGTATTGAAGGactaaattttaagaaatatgtTCTCCTGTAGAGTGAAAAGAGGAAACTGGGATTTGccagaaggggggaaaaataaataaaatgaatcaAACCTAGCACCTTTCATGAGAAAGAGGGCAGGAACTAAAGGTTTGGAGTACATTCAGACCTCTCTCCAATAATAGCAGACTCTGCAGTTAGGGACAGACTAAGAGAAAAGGATGATATgaattcctttttattctccCAGCTCACACCTTTATCAGGATGTGATGCAGAAGGTCTGACAGTTGTAACAATGACACTCAATAACTAGGTGCTGTGCCAGTTGTCATAAAACCAGACTTAAAAATAACCAAGTATCTCTagaggagctgtgctgccatAAAGAAAGTGGCTAGCTTTACTGTCCTCTTGTTTGCTTGTCTCTCCTTTAAGGTTCTGTCagaacagtgaaaaagaaaaaaacagatgcCAAAGCACAAACCAAACATTGTGTGAACTGAAGAACAACAAAGCAGCCCTCCACGGAAACGAAGAAAATGTGGCTGTGCTTCTACACTCGTTCGCTCTAATGCTGCTGTTGAGGAGGGAAGGAATagcaggaggagagaaggggagcatgaaaaaaaggaatcctAAGGGATTTACAGGTGCCTTGCCAAGATCAAGCCTAAGTTCTGCTCCTTAGCACTGAACTTACCCGATTTCAAACATTGTCTTGCTCTTCTGGATGGCCTGGGCAAGGTACTTCCCTCCTTCACTTGTTATTTTGTTTGCTCCTATTCTGcacaaaatatataaattgATGAGGTGCATCACTTACAGCTGTGCAGCTATCACAACACCAGTTCAGAAAGCCACACAAGTATTTAAGGCTAATTAACTCTGAAGGCTACCTGCAGTTATCAAAGATTAACTCAGagtaaaaaaatactgcaggCACTTGACCTTTGACTAAAAGACATAATTTTATGTTGTCTCTTGCATATTTTGCATGTCAGCCCTCCAAATCAGAAGTATTACAGTAGAGTCTTGGGTTTGGTGCTCAGTATGTTAGAAATGAGCTTTAGGAACTGATCCTCAAGGCAAGGACCCCGGCCTTGTTTGTAATATAATTCTCACCAATTGCTACAGAGCTCATGAATTATATGCAGCATGTTTCATGATGCCACAGGGAACAGAGTATTTCTTGACTGTGTGTTTCCAGAGGAGACTGCAGCTGATAAGCAGACTGCAATAATTTCAAGTCTTTCTGTTGTAAGCACAGGCTCTAGGCAGTGGCATAGCTCAGTGCAGCAGTCAGTCTCCGGCTGGCATTTTACACAAATTTCTACTTTTGTCCTCTGTGGATATCAAATAGCTGGAGTTCAAGGGAGAGATAATTGCATATAGATTGATTTAAAGAACAGACCaaacccccaacccccccaagCCACcatatttacataaaaatgtCTTGTTTGGCTGACTTCGGGCACATGAACGGGCACTCTATCTCAGAATAACCTCTAGGGTTACTGTGCAGCCTGAAAGTAACCATCTTTCAACAGGCTTTTTTGTGAAAGCTACATTAAATAAGCAAAACACTGTCAAAGCAGTGAAAGGACTGAAATGCTCCTGGGTTTCAAAATTCTGCAAAAATTTCAAGTAGGAAGGATGTGGCTATAGTGGGGTTTCAGACCAAGTCAGTGGTAGAACAAGGACTAGAACCTATGAGTCCCTGGCTGCCTGTTCTTATGTTCCTACCAAAGGCTGACATTGCTGCAGTTACCTCTGGTTTCTGCTACGGTCACAAACAAACCGCTGGTTAATGATCTACCTTTATGTCCAACCAATGTGCATGGCCAGACCCTCTTATCTGGGGAAGTTCCAGGAATTAAAGGGAATAACTCACCAGGTGAATTTGCAGAATTCCAGAGTTGAGGTATGacaccagcacagcctgacCCCAGTGGCCCATAAAAGATCAGACACTAAAAAGCTTGGTACTATATCCAAGGGAATTTGCCtacaggaagcagcagcaaggtCCATGCACAACTTCAGCCTCGCTCAGGTGCTCGGACTGGATTTAGGTAAAGAACAGGTCTCATGCACTCCTTTAACTCACTACTATATTCCAGAAAAAACTATGGATTCAATAACTTCACCTGCTACCATCCACTACTAGactactgcaaaaaaaaaaaaaatacaactgtaACCTATATTATatttcaaatacaatttttgtctttttttctactCTCCCTCCCCTTTCAAGTTGCTTTACCTTAATTAGGACActgtagaaaggaaaaaaaatccaacataCTTAACATATTCCAGGCTTGAACACTCTTCAATCAGTTTTGCAACATATTTGGCTCCAACATCGGTGATCTGATTGTTGTATAAGcttaaagaaaaatcacattgGTAAAAATAGGTTATTACTGCTGTTAAATATTTACAACCTGAATGTTTTATGCTGCACACATAGCATCTATCTTTTCTATACGGCTTTGTACATATTCACAGTTGCTTGTATTTCTATTTTGATACATAATTCATATTGTGATGGGCTAGATTTAAATATAAGGAGACCAGACTGCAAATCatgaatatttatataatttttaaaataaatggtcTCCACAAGCAAACAAAGCTTTCCTTTATTCCTGTGCTCATACAGAAATAATACTGCCAGAAGATAagtcaaaagagaaaacaccaTAATGTACCTTTGGTCTTTTAAAAGTCATAAAATCCCCTTGCAAATATTACTGAAGAGCAGATATCTGAGCAGTTGTACTTACATTAgggcactggaaaaaaaaagctattctTGGTATTCAAGTTCACCTTTCAAAAAGTCATTTTATGTAGCTACTTAACCAAGAGCAGGAAGTCAGAGCTAATGTGCCTTCCAGCTTCAACTTCATTAAGAACTAATTAAGCTCTTGAAAGAAATTGGTATCATGAACATGACACTTGAAACTGCATGTTCCTGACACCAGTCTCTATGAAGCTGTATCTGCTTTGCATAGTGGAAATAAATCAGtttacagcacagaaaacagaaggctGTAACTACACACACTCTGTTGCTTGCACTCTCTCCCTTCCACAGCAGAAGGCTTTTGGTATAAAATTAGCATGCCCACACAGTTCAGTAACCTGACAGTGGTCCACACTGTGTCACAGAAGGGTTTGATGCCTGCAGGAGGCCACCCCATGAGGCAGAGTGATGGGAGAGGAAGCTGTGGTCCGTGTCCCAGTGAACTGTTCCAGCATAATTTCTGACACAAAAAGCTGCTGTGCTTAAATGAGGAGGTAACTGTAGTTTCTACCCCACCTCTGCTGTGTCAGTACTGTCAGCATTGGAGTTTCATTTTCTAGTATCACTGCTGAGTGTTTTGCTCCCAGCTGGGTACATACCCCAAGAAAGACACAATTTGGTACTTGGAGAGTTCTTCATACAAGATCCTTACGCCGTGATCTGTGACCTGATTTACACTGAGCctggaaagaagggaaggaaaagtcTGAATCAATACGTATTACAAGTGTTCATAACCCATGAGTTAACACATGACTGGAGGCCTATGCATTTTCctctgatatttttaaaggtcCTTATGCCACATATTAAAAGCTGTTAAGGGAAATGTGAGCTCAGCTTTATATGGCTCACTCCAAAACCGATAAAAATCAGAAACCCCGGATCTCCTAGGTAATGCTCTGGAAGCTGTCCACAGAACTGAGAACAATAAAATGTAGGAAGTCAGACACCAGATAAACATCTCACCCTCTTCCTGTGCTTACTGTGATTCCAGGAAGAAAGTTTGCTTAACACCCTAGCAAAAGCAAGCTGTCCAAACTACTAGTCTTGCAATGTTCTCTCTGAGTACGTAGTGAAAGCCAGGCATCTTGAAAGTCACAACACATTCAGGCTTCACCAAAGAAAGGTTGTGAAAAGCCCTGGCCAGAAAACAGAACTGTGGTCCCATGGGTGTGCTAGATGTTTCTAATTTTATTGTCCCAGCCAGACATGAAACAAATCAATGTCAGTCAttcacagaatgaaaatacttCTCACTGTTGTTTGGAGGTGGGTAGTTTTtgttgatgcttttttttttttttttgtaacttctCAAGCTTTTTCACCTTCACTAAATGGGACAGGCTCAAGTGAAGCATTCCAATTGCCATGAATTGCATTTTCTGGGTAAAGCTGTTCCTATGAAAGCATTTTGACCACATTTAGTTGGTACACAAATTCAGTAGCTGATGTTTTCCTGCTGAGAGTCCCTTATCACCAACAGCCTCCCTAGCCTTTGCAAGTTAGCAACCTGATCCCTTTGGAATGCACTAGCACACAGGAGAAATCAGCCAATTTCTACAGGTCAGAACAGTCTGCTTCTTTGAAAGGGATGGTTAAGCTGTTGGAAACATTTCCTAACCTGCAGAAATTGCTTATTAGAAATGAATGTCCCAGCATCTTGAGATCCATAAAGACAAAAAGGCAGCCTAAAAGACTGTTTTGGTGCTGGGAATGGTGTTAAGACCACACTGCGTATGGCATGATCACATGATAGGCACAAAGAATGAAACGCTggccttttcttctttgttttgtcttACATACTTATGCATTTTCCCCAGGAGTTTCCTTATTGCTTTCTCTTGGGAGGTCAATTTgcaaataactggaaaaaaaacaagtgtCACTTGCTTTGATTTATTCCTAGAGGAAAACAATGCAGAGTGCAGCCAAAGAGGAGGAATAAATCCAGTTGCTAAAAAAACATTCTCATGAGGCtgaagaagctttaaaaaagatATATATGAAGTTCCCGATTTTCTGCACCTAAATGTTTGGACAAATAAGATATAGCTACATGGCACAACCTCAAAGGGATGGAGGTGAAACAATCTGGCCTGAGATGTTAGAGGTGGAGTTAGTTCTCCCTGTTCACACCAAGCCATGTTCTCCCTTCACATCACCTCAGTGAAACACCACATCTGAAGATGTCAACTACATCCTTTCATGGACTACTATGTGATAGCTTTTGTCCTATGAAAGCCAGACATTTTGGCAGGATGCAAAAGCAAGAAATTCAGCGCTTTGGATCAACGGTTATTGTGAACAGCAGATCCTTCCTTACCCCTTATGACCAAGGGCAGAGATGGCCTCAGGCAATCTTCAGATAATGGAGGGTGcccttctgtttccttcttcccttAAGCACTTTCTCTCATAAAAATCCTCTTCTGAGACAAAACAATTTGAGATGGAGCTAGCTAAACCTACAGGTTTAAACAGTCTGTGCTTCTAAGGACTTCTTACCACCCTTTCCATTTTGGTTTCCAAATTCACAGCTTATCCCTGCTCCTGTGACTAAATGAACAAAGATTTCAGAAGATATGAAACATTAATTTCCAGCAGCAGTAATCCTCATCTTTCTCCACTTCCGAGATCAATTCCTTCAACCTACCAGTTTGTGGAATAAATGAAGGATAAGCAAGGACCTGGTTATGTACAGAGACTCCTACCTGATCACTGCAAGCTTGCTGAAACAAGGTTGCAGCTGTCTTATTCCATAGTCATTGATGTTGTTGTTGTCCAAATCCAGAGCCAGGCGCTTTTGGAAGTGGTGCACAACAAAGGAAATGGCACTGCAGTCGGCAGAGCAGGCGTTGCAGTAGGTCAGCTTGATGTAGTTGGCATGCATGCGGCGAGCAGCCATCCTCCCCACCTTCTCACTCTGCGTCTCGTACAGGCACCTCAGCATCCACACAAAGTTGGGCTGCACCTGCACCTGATTGTAGCTCGTAAGCCTGGACCGAGTGAAGCCTTTCAGGTGGGATTTCATGCTCTCCGCAAGGTACGTCATGagtgtttttctcttcctcttaaTGACTGCAGGCGAAACTAAATGTCTGAAGAGCTTCTGCTTGGATCCAGAAAGTAGGCCACAAAGAAACATGTTGGTAAAATTAAAGTGTTCTTTATTTTGGAAAGGATTCTCCCCTGCTATACGTTTCTTCAACCAGGGGATACGAAGGCAAGTAGGCTGGGCAGTCTCAAAGGAAGAACATTCATTGAAAAACTCAAGTAATTCCTTGGCACCCACCTTCTCCTCAATAACCAGAAACAATGCTGTGAAAAAAGACTGAAGGGTTACATGCAAGAACTCATAAGTGGCCTGACTGTCACAGCCACTGTAACTTTTAACTGTCCTGAGAAAGCCCAGTTGCAAATCTTCTTCAGAGATGTTTGCTGATGAGACCTTCTCTTGCTCAAAGATAAAGAAAGAGTTCTCCATCCCTTTGTATGCCATTTTACCCAAAGCTAGAAGAGTTTCCTTTCTTGATTTGAACATCTCTGCTTGGCTCCTGATACTGTTCTTCAGCAAACTTGTTTTCACAGATCGGTTCAAGTGGACTTCAATCATGAGCAAAAATACATCTGTCAATGTAACGGAACTGTCTGGAAGCTCGTGGTTGTCAAACATGGAATGGAAGTGTTCATAGCATTTAAAGATAATCCAGCAAAATAAAGGCACTGAACACAAACTGCAGAGATTTGGGTTAGCTTCCAGCTGGTTTGATACCAGTGCTCGTTGCCGCTCATCTCTGAAAAACATAGCTGTGTATTCCTTCAGGTTATTCTTGGAGAAACCACGGAGGAACACTTTCTTCCTAATGATATTTTTTTGGATCTCAGTTCCTGTCCTGGCAGTAAGAATTTTCTTGCATCCCTTAAGAAGCTTTCCTCTGAGAAGGCTTACGAGCAGTGCCAGGGGGTGGATGGGTTCATTGGGTGAGCATATCTCAGGTACACTGCTGAGATCAAAGTTGGAATAGATCTCATCAAAGCCATCAAAAGTGAAAAGAACTGTATGAGGGAACTGCAAGATGTGATGGAACACTTCTGTGGGGTCCTGGTCTGGGTAGCAATTATATTTGAAGAGCAGGTCTTTCAAACATATGGCTTCATCTTCCTTGAAGCAGCTAAACATCCTACACCGAAAACGGAAGAAAAACTTGGCCCCTATGTCCAATTCTTTTCTGGCCCAAAGGCTCTGTATCTTTTGCAGCAAGATGGATTTTCCAATTCCTGCATCACCATAAACATAAACAGTCTCTCCATCTTCATTAATTACCCCGACTGCATCATCAAAAAGGGCTTCTAATTGACCCATCTGGCCAAGACTCTCATTGTTAAAATTGACCAGCTCCATTATACTGTTGGAGTAGATTTCTTCAAGCAGCATCTCCTCCCTCTGAGCATACAACATAACAAACTTGGAGTCCCGTCCCAGTTCATGTCTGAGTTTCTGGCAATACCTGCTAACTAAAAAGACAGTGAACTATTACTAAAAAGACTATTATTTAAAAACCTATGTATACAATGACCCACCCCTTTGAGAACTCAGAGGGGGTAATAAACAAAAGTAATTCTAAtgtgaaaaggattttttggcAGATTGATTCTATTTGTGCTGCCATCATCACTCACTTGGGAAATTCAGGTGCTAAAGAAAGGTCACATGTGAGCCACCATTTCCTGGCAGCCAGTACTGATGCTGCATTGGTTTAAGGGGCTGCTATCCTTCAGCTGAGACTCAAAGCCAAGCCCCTGACCCTTTGTTAAAGGCTGCTTAACTCTCTGCAAAGGCTTGTAGGAGTTGTTGGCCACTGATTTCACTGTACTCATATGCTACCTGCAGTTCTATCAGGTAGGTAGTTATTCTTTCCTAACTTCTTTGGTCATTTATATTGTAAATAGAAGCCATGCATTTTAGAAACAAAGTGCCAGGCAcctcaaaagattttttttaagatgacaACAAAAAATAAGAATCTCAGTTATTGCGCAACGTTGGCTTGtgtttttcaacagaaattttGCTTCAGATCGGGACAAATTATATTTATGTAGTATGGGAAAACCTCTccagaggaaataatttctgcaatACTTAAACTCTGATTTTTAGGATTGCTAAAAATCATCATTTAGGATGACAGAATAATTCTGGTTGGAAGGGATGCCAGAAGGTCTAGTCCTACCTCCTGCTGAGAATGGGATCATTTATGACATCAGATGAGGTTACTCAGGGCTTTGTCTAGTTGGATCTTGAAAACCCCCAAGCATGgagactgcacagcctctctgctcAACCTGCCTCATTGCTTGACTGTTCTCATCATGAAATACTAGCTAGTCCATTGCCAAAACACCACAGTGTTGCTAATAAATTGTAGTAGAGACCTAGAAAATACTACAGCTGGTACAAGGTGGTTCTGCCATTGTGTTATATATCcacaaacaaatgcagaaagaacCTGAGTTTAACAAAACAGGATGTAATTTATCAACATCACCCTTGTGTTACACAGTGTGCCTTTTAATTTGGCCACCACTGCTAGCAAGCACACAGTTATtttccctggctgtgcctgtcTAAACTCTTACTCTTCTGTCACCTGGTTGGAGCTTCCTACATAGCAGGGCAGTTCTAAGGGAAGGGATAGAGAAGCATGACCTTACCTGGATCTGTATTTACCACAGGTTTACTACAAATACTCTCTGAAGGCTCATAACCTATTTCATCCAGCCAAGGCTGAAGTTCATAGTAAGCATCAGTGACTTTCTGCAGGACATAGATGAAATATTCTGAAACTTCTTCTCCCTTGCTTTGAACCAAGTCTAGAATTTTGCGAACCTGAAGAAACACCATGGGAAAAATCACTGATACACAGCATTTTATCATAGTAACACTTGTTAACTGCTTTAGGATCCTTTCTGGACTGGAGCAGGGGGCCAAAATCAAAGTGGCTGCTTCAAAAGGGTGAAATCAAAATCTAGCTCTGAATTTGAACCAACACAAAACTCAACTGATGCTTGTGTTTGAATGTTGCAAGAGAGTTGGTTCTGCAATTTAAGGTCTGAACTTGCAGCTCAATCATGTATCaaccagaaacaaaacagatgaaTACCACTCCTCAAGAGGGAACCCAAAAGATTTCCTCAGCTTGGCTAGATAGTGTATTTTAAATCCTGTGCtggttaaaatgaaaatagaggTGGTTTGTCAGTGCCGTAAATTCACCCCCTGTATTGTAAGTACTCCAGTCACATTTGGATTTACCTCAGGATCCAGCCAGGTCCAGAGCAGGGTAGGCTGAATCTGTCCCTGGATCTTAACGCTGAGCCAAAACCCTACAACTTTTCCTTCCAACACAGCAACTCAGTTCTTCAGGCTCTCTCTGTACAATGGCCCCACTGCCTGCAGCTGTTACCAAAACTAATGGCTACCAGGCAGTGGCTGGAgcagttcagcacgaagtgtcACCTCCACAGGCAAGGCAGAGGGTGATCTCTGTGCACCAGTACAAGGCAGCCCTAGTACAAAACCCTCTGCAAGACAGAGCAATCATCTAGGGGCACATTTTGAATGTCAGGATCCCCTTGCTAGAAATGAATGAAGAATGCAGTTCTAAACCACACAAAGGGTTTCCAGAGACTGGTCTCTTGTGAGCTTAAATCAGGATGATGATTACgtgcagcacagcaaacacatGGAGCTTTTTGTGACAATTTGTATGCTCTAAAAAGCAACTTTATGCCTTCCAAAGAAGCTCCCACAGAGTCCACTTCACTTACACTAGTGTGGCCTGCCCTCTGTCTCTGCTAAGACTCCTGATGCATGGCCTCCCCCTCAGCTTTGGTACAATCATGCATATTATGCTGAACAACAAGAAATTGAGATAATCATACAGTGTGCATTTATTCAGCTTTGACCCTACACACAGTGTGAGCACTGTGTTACCATTTCAACATGCCAGCAAGAATgattattttatgaaaatctgCACTGTTGGTGAAGTCCAAGGTCTTTGAATTTTTTATGGTTTGCCTGCCCCTAACTGTGACAGGGCTCTGAAGCTGCATGACTGGTTGGTCTGGGAAACAATCTCCTCAGCTGTTTCAAGTTATGATGCAAAGACCAACTGCATACACAGTAATTTTCTCCTAACGAAAGaccaggaaataatttttgctaCTGATGTTTGAAGATGAATTAAAAACTCAAATATGCCAGGACACATCAATTTTCCATAGAAACATTTACAATGTACATAGATCtttaaagagaaaggaaggtgTTCATACAGACAACAAGCAATCACTAACTTCTAAAacaacatttcatttctgtctctCCTAAAGCAGGATGATCTGTCCCACAGCATCCTAAAGCAGATTTTCCTTGCTATACTCTAACAACCATGTGGCCACCGCTTTATCAGAggacaaagctgcagctgggagggacAAAACAGCAAATATCACCCTGCTAGTTCTTACAGCTGCCAACGGGCATtaccagcagtgccagcagtgctggaaagggaTGTGCTGGAGATGCTCATCCAGGAAGAATGGGATGGGAAAACTCCAAAATAACCAAGATTAGAAAATACACTAGATGTAAAATTGTCAGATAAACCCTTAAAATCTGGTGACAAACTGAAAGTAACCAAAAGCTTCACTggctagaggaaaaaaaaattgtacctTATCTGCTTGAGTAGGAAACTGGACAGCGATCTCTGCATCTTCAGCAGAGAAGTAGTCATTCTTCATCAAGTTATCAATCAAACACTGTGTGTTTCGGATCCTACCAACCAGAAGCTCTCGGTGAACCTTCAGCAAAGCAATGAAGGATTGAGGGCTTGCTCCTGGAggttttttcacagaaatatccACATTAGCACAAAGTTGGCCTTCCATAGTTGAGATACCAAGAAACTGCTCCACCAAGCCTCATCTTTGACCAACTGTCCATTTGTAGTGA carries:
- the NOD1 gene encoding nucleotide-binding oligomerization domain-containing protein 1 isoform X1, with amino-acid sequence MEGQLCANVDISVKKPPGASPQSFIALLKVHRELLVGRIRNTQCLIDNLMKNDYFSAEDAEIAVQFPTQADKVRKILDLVQSKGEEVSEYFIYVLQKVTDAYYELQPWLDEIGYEPSESICSKPVVNTDPVSRYCQKLRHELGRDSKFVMLYAQREEMLLEEIYSNSIMELVNFNNESLGQMGQLEALFDDAVGVINEDGETVYVYGDAGIGKSILLQKIQSLWARKELDIGAKFFFRFRCRMFSCFKEDEAICLKDLLFKYNCYPDQDPTEVFHHILQFPHTVLFTFDGFDEIYSNFDLSSVPEICSPNEPIHPLALLVSLLRGKLLKGCKKILTARTGTEIQKNIIRKKVFLRGFSKNNLKEYTAMFFRDERQRALVSNQLEANPNLCSLCSVPLFCWIIFKCYEHFHSMFDNHELPDSSVTLTDVFLLMIEVHLNRSVKTSLLKNSIRSQAEMFKSRKETLLALGKMAYKGMENSFFIFEQEKVSSANISEEDLQLGFLRTVKSYSGCDSQATYEFLHVTLQSFFTALFLVIEEKVGAKELLEFFNECSSFETAQPTCLRIPWLKKRIAGENPFQNKEHFNFTNMFLCGLLSGSKQKLFRHLVSPAVIKRKRKTLMTYLAESMKSHLKGFTRSRLTSYNQVQVQPNFVWMLRCLYETQSEKVGRMAARRMHANYIKLTYCNACSADCSAISFVVHHFQKRLALDLDNNNINDYGIRQLQPCFSKLAVIRLSVNQVTDHGVRILYEELSKYQIVSFLGLYNNQITDVGAKYVAKLIEECSSLEYVKIGANKITSEGGKYLAQAIQKSKTMFEIGMWGNQVGDEGAKAFAEALRNHPRLTNVSLAFNGITTEGGKSIAEAMQHNNSVRIFWLTKNELDDEAAMSFAEMLKVNKKLVHLWLIQNQITAKGVKCLSEALKENTTIQEICLNGNLISQEEAKAFENEERIICF
- the NOD1 gene encoding nucleotide-binding oligomerization domain-containing protein 1 isoform X2, which codes for MEGQLCANVDISVKKPPGASPQSFIALLKVHRELLVGRIRNTQCLIDNLMKNDYFSAEDAEIAVQFPTQADKVRKILDLVQSKGEEVSEYFIYVLQKVTDAYYELQPWLDEIGYEPSESICSKPVVNTDPVSRYCQKLRHELGRDSKFVMLYAQREEMLLEEIYSNSIMELVNFNNESLGQMGQLEALFDDAVGVINEDGETVYVYGDAGIGKSILLQKIQSLWARKELDIGAKFFFRFRCRMFSCFKEDEAICLKDLLFKYNCYPDQDPTEVFHHILQFPHTVLFTFDGFDEIYSNFDLSSVPEICSPNEPIHPLALLVSLLRGKLLKGCKKILTARTGTEIQKNIIRKKVFLRGFSKNNLKEYTAMFFRDERQRALVSNQLEANPNLCSLCSVPLFCWIIFKCYEHFHSMFDNHELPDSSVTLTDVFLLMIEVHLNRSVKTSLLKNSIRSQAEMFKSRKETLLALGKMAYKGMENSFFIFEQEKVSSANISEEDLQLGFLRTVKSYSGCDSQATYEFLHVTLQSFFTALFLVIEEKVGAKELLEFFNECSSFETAQPTCLRIPWLKKRIAGENPFQNKEHFNFTNMFLCGLLSGSKQKLFRHLVSPAVIKRKRKTLMTYLAESMKSHLKGFTRSRLTSYNQVQVQPNFVWMLRCLYETQSEKVGRMAARRMHANYIKLTYCNACSADCSAISFVVHHFQKRLALDLDNNNINDYGIRQLQPCFSKLAVIRLSVNQVTDHGVRILYEELSKYQIVSFLGLYNNQITDVGAKYVAKLIEECSSLEYVKIGANKITSEGGKYLAQAIQKSKTMFEIGMWGNQVGDEGAKAFAEALRNHPRLTNVSLAFNGITTEGGKSIAEAMQHNNSVRIFWASLQYLFVSSLYKLFRAGTAHPPLAV
- the NOD1 gene encoding nucleotide-binding oligomerization domain-containing protein 1 isoform X3 is translated as MLYAQREEMLLEEIYSNSIMELVNFNNESLGQMGQLEALFDDAVGVINEDGETVYVYGDAGIGKSILLQKIQSLWARKELDIGAKFFFRFRCRMFSCFKEDEAICLKDLLFKYNCYPDQDPTEVFHHILQFPHTVLFTFDGFDEIYSNFDLSSVPEICSPNEPIHPLALLVSLLRGKLLKGCKKILTARTGTEIQKNIIRKKVFLRGFSKNNLKEYTAMFFRDERQRALVSNQLEANPNLCSLCSVPLFCWIIFKCYEHFHSMFDNHELPDSSVTLTDVFLLMIEVHLNRSVKTSLLKNSIRSQAEMFKSRKETLLALGKMAYKGMENSFFIFEQEKVSSANISEEDLQLGFLRTVKSYSGCDSQATYEFLHVTLQSFFTALFLVIEEKVGAKELLEFFNECSSFETAQPTCLRIPWLKKRIAGENPFQNKEHFNFTNMFLCGLLSGSKQKLFRHLVSPAVIKRKRKTLMTYLAESMKSHLKGFTRSRLTSYNQVQVQPNFVWMLRCLYETQSEKVGRMAARRMHANYIKLTYCNACSADCSAISFVVHHFQKRLALDLDNNNINDYGIRQLQPCFSKLAVIRLSVNQVTDHGVRILYEELSKYQIVSFLGLYNNQITDVGAKYVAKLIEECSSLEYVKIGANKITSEGGKYLAQAIQKSKTMFEIGMWGNQVGDEGAKAFAEALRNHPRLTNVSLAFNGITTEGGKSIAEAMQHNNSVRIFWLTKNELDDEAAMSFAEMLKVNKKLVHLWLIQNQITAKGVKCLSEALKENTTIQEICLNGNLISQEEAKAFENEERIICF
- the NOD1 gene encoding nucleotide-binding oligomerization domain-containing protein 1 isoform X4, which produces MEGQLCANVDISVKKPPGASPQSFIALLKVHRELLVGRIRNTQCLIDNLMKNDYFSAEDAEIAVQFPTQADKVRKILDLVQSKGEEVSEYFIYVLQKVTDAYYELQPWLDEIGYEPSESICSKPVVNTDPVSRYCQKLRHELGRDSKFVMLYAQREEMLLEEIYSNSIMELVNFNNESLGQMGQLEALFDDAVGVINEDGETVYVYGDAGIGKSILLQKIQSLWARKELDIGAKFFFRFRCRMFSCFKEDEAICLKDLLFKYNCYPDQDPTEVFHHILQFPHTVLFTFDGFDEIYSNFDLSSVPEICSPNEPIHPLALLVSLLRGKLLKGCKKILTARTGTEIQKNIIRKKVFLRGFSKNNLKEYTAMFFRDERQRALVSNQLEANPNLCSLCSVPLFCWIIFKCYEHFHSMFDNHELPDSSVTLTDVFLLMIEVHLNRSVKTSLLKNSIRSQAEMFKSRKETLLALGKMAYKGMENSFFIFEQEKVSSANISEEDLQLGFLRTVKSYSGCDSQATYEFLHVTLQSFFTALFLVIEEKVGAKELLEFFNECSSFETAQPTCLRIPWLKKRIAGENPFQNKEHFNFTNMFLCGLLSGSKQKLFRHLVSPAVIKRKRKTLMTYLAESMKSHLKGFTRSRLTSYNQVQVQPNFVWMLRCLYETQSEKVGRMAARRMHANYIKLTYCNACSADCSAISFVVHHFQKRLALDLDNNNINDYGIRQLQPCFSKLAVIRLSVNQVTDHGVRILYEELSKYQIVSFLGLYNNQITDVGAKYVAKLIEECSSLEYVKYVGFFFLSTVS